Proteins encoded by one window of Arachis hypogaea cultivar Tifrunner chromosome 1, arahy.Tifrunner.gnm2.J5K5, whole genome shotgun sequence:
- the LOC112805150 gene encoding SWI/SNF complex component SNF12 homolog: protein MNSNNPGRNVAAPSFLGNSGAAPHPIAGTAATNTAASTSLPTTHPQPHLLSQSQPPQTQGGSHFPGHFQLSQPQTQLLAQSQFSQPHSHVQSIPQHQQQPPPRQPQAHPASQSHGSSGSSAAAAATPASTAKRSGQRPPTRPAGSSNTNQSSAFKTMELTPAPLRRKRSLPEKDKRIPDKVAAVLPESAVYTQLLELEGQVDAALSRKKIDIQEAVRSPRCVQKTLRVYVYNTFSNQNRIDTEKKMAEEPSWSLRITGRILEDGRDPVLAGVSQGLNPSYPKFSAFFKKITIYLDQGFYPDNHLIIWDPARSPAQQDGFEVKRKGDKEFTVVMRLAMNYIPEKFVVSTALSKVLGIEFDTRPRIIAALWQYVKSRKLQSPNDPSFFMCDPSLQRVFGEEKIKFSTILQKISQQLSQPQPIHVEHKIKLSGNCLVGTTCYDVLVDVPLPLEKDMSAYLASIERHKEIDALDEVICSSMKKIHEHRRRRAFFLGFSQSPAEFINALIASQSKDLKLIAGDASQDEEKERRSEFYKQPWAEDAVIRYLNRKSARSDIPGST, encoded by the exons ATGAACAGTAACAATCCAGGTAGGAACGTTGCGGCACCGTCGTTTTTAGGGAATTCCGGAGCTGCCCCTCACCCCATCGCCGGTACCGCCGCCACCAACACCGCTGCTTCCACTTCGTTACCCACGACCCACCCACAACCCCATCTTTTGTCCCAATCACAGCCTCCTCAAACCCAAGGTGGTTCTCACTTCCCCGGGCACTTTCAGCTCTCACAACCTCAAACCCAGTTACTTGCACAATCACAGTTTTCACAACCCCATTCCCATGTTCAATCCATCCCTCAACACCAGCAGCAGCCACCGCCGCGCCAGCCGCAGGCTCATCCTGCTAGCCAATCTCATGGTTCAAGTGGTAGTAGTGCGGCGGCAGCGGCAACTCCTGCTTCAACTGCCAAGCGCTCCGGGCAGAGGCCGCCTACTAGGCCGGCCGGTTCTTCAAATACTAACCAGTCTTCGGCTTTTAAGACCATGGAATTGACGCCGGCTCCTCTAAGGAGGAAGAGGAGCTTGCCAGAGAAGGATAAGAGGATTCCAGATAAGGTGGCCGCAGTTCTGCCGGAGTCTGCTGTTTATACTCAATTGCTTGAGCTTGAGGGACAGGTTGATGCTGCTTTGTCTAGGAAGAAGATTGATATACAGGAGGCTGTGAGAAGCCCCAGATGTGTTCAGAAGACTCTTCGTGTTTATGTGTATAATACCTTTTCGAATCAGAATAGAATCGATACTGAGAAGAAAATGGCAGAGGAGCCTTCTTGGTCACTTAGGATTACTGGGAGGATATTGGAAGATGGAAGAGATCCTGTGTTGGCTGGAGTCTCGCAGGGGTTGAACCCTTCATATCCCAAGTTTTCGGCTTTCTTCAAGAAAATTACCATATACTTGGACCAGGGGTTCTATCCGGATAATCATCTTATAATATGGGATCCTGCTCGTTCACCTGCCCAGCAGGACGGTTTTGAGGTTAAGAGGAAAGGAGACAAGGAATTCACAGTGGTGATGAGACTAGCAATGAATTATATACCTGAAAAGTTTGTGGTTTCAACAGCACTGTCGAAAGTTTTAGGGATTGAGTTTGATACTCGCCCCAGAATAATAGCTGCTCTATGGCAATATGTGAAGTCCAGAAAACTACAAAGCCCAAATGACCCTTCATTCTTCATGTGTGATCCTTCTCTCcaaagggtgtttggggaagagaaaataaaattctcCACAATTTTACAGAAGATATCACAGCAGTTATCACAACCACAGCCTATACACGTGGAGCATAAAATCAAGCTTTCTGGAAATTGTCTGGTTGGAACTACATGTTATGATGTTCTGGTTGATGTGCCTCTTCCACTGGAGAAGGATATGTCTGCATACTTGGCAAGCATCGAGAGGCACAAAGAGATTGATGCGCTTGATGAAGTGATTTGTAGTTCTATGAAGAAGATCCATGAGCATCGCAGAAGACGGGCCTTCTTTCTGGGATTTAGCCAGTCTCCAGCAGAGTTTATTAATGCTTTGATTGCATCACAGAGCAAGGATCTAAAGCTTATTGCTGGAGATGCCAGCCAAGATGAGGAAAAGGAAAGACGATCTGAATTCTACAAACAACCATG GGCTGAGGATGCTGTCATTCGCTACCTGAACCGGAAAAGTGCTCGAAGTGATATTCCTGGAAGCACCTAA